The proteins below come from a single Campylobacter sp. CCUG 57310 genomic window:
- the clpP gene encoding ATP-dependent Clp endopeptidase proteolytic subunit ClpP, which yields MSYYVPYVIERTSKGERSYDIYSRLLKDRIVMLSGEIEDGIASSIVAQMLFLEAEDPDKDIYLYINSPGGVITSGFSIYDTMNYIKPDVCTICIGQAASMGAFLLSCGTPGKRYALPNSRIMIHQPLGGARGQATDIEIQAKEILRMKEILNSILAKNTGQKLSKIAKDTDRDFFMSSFEAKEYGLIDKVLEKSFK from the coding sequence ATGAGCTATTACGTCCCATACGTAATCGAGCGAACAAGCAAGGGCGAGAGAAGTTATGATATATATTCTCGCCTATTAAAAGATCGTATCGTAATGCTAAGCGGAGAGATAGAAGACGGCATCGCATCTTCTATCGTGGCTCAAATGCTGTTTTTAGAGGCCGAAGATCCAGATAAAGATATCTACCTATACATAAATAGCCCCGGCGGAGTTATCACAAGCGGTTTTAGTATATATGATACGATGAACTACATAAAGCCCGATGTTTGCACGATCTGCATAGGTCAAGCCGCGTCTATGGGGGCTTTTTTGCTAAGTTGCGGAACTCCCGGAAAAAGATATGCGCTTCCAAATTCTCGCATCATGATACACCAGCCCTTAGGCGGTGCTAGAGGTCAAGCTACGGATATAGAAATTCAAGCTAAAGAAATTTTGCGCATGAAGGAAATTCTAAACTCTATCTTAGCTAAAAACACGGGTCAAAAATTAAGCAAAATAGCAAAAGATACCGATAGGGACTTTTTCATGAGTTCGTTTGAAGCCAAAGAGTATGGGCTAATCGATAAAGTTTTGGAGAAAAGCTTTAAGTAA
- the tig gene encoding trigger factor — translation MELKTKVIDTANASVTAKISSEEIKSKLENLAKKAAKNMKMEGFRVGKVPVNLVLKRYEKELTSDAEQDALKELIDAALKELNRKTDEVIGEPMFIKFEREEGAIDTEIEISFKPVVNLDGYEDLIPEFSTPRVMKKEIDEKKDELLKMVAPLEKIDKKKLEKGDFAKFDFEGFVDGVAFDGGKAEGYVLEIGSGQFIPGFEDGMIGLKVGEEKDVEVTFPAEYGAPNLAGKAAVFKVKLHEIQGKNIAKEIDAELLKQLMPNEENASVELLEERIKDQIRADKQYKLVNEELKPKFAEAIVEKYKFDIPKNIVEQEIDMQFRGAWNGFSEDEMKSFRDDKDALTKKRETFREDAQKSVKLTFIIDELARRRNVAVSDQELIQAVYFEAYRSGLDPKQHLENYKNQGVLPAIKMSMIEEKLFNEMFDKKEEKAEKESKKAAKEKDEPKAEKKTAKKADK, via the coding sequence ATGGAACTCAAAACCAAAGTTATAGACACTGCCAACGCTTCGGTAACGGCTAAAATCTCAAGCGAAGAGATAAAATCAAAGCTTGAAAATCTTGCTAAAAAAGCAGCTAAAAATATGAAAATGGAAGGCTTTAGAGTCGGTAAAGTGCCTGTAAATTTAGTCTTAAAAAGATACGAAAAAGAGCTAACCAGCGATGCGGAACAAGACGCTTTAAAAGAGCTTATAGATGCCGCTTTAAAAGAGCTTAATAGAAAAACAGATGAGGTTATCGGCGAGCCGATGTTTATAAAATTCGAAAGAGAAGAGGGCGCTATTGATACCGAGATAGAAATTTCATTTAAACCTGTCGTAAATTTGGACGGATACGAAGATCTTATACCTGAATTTTCAACTCCTCGCGTTATGAAAAAAGAGATTGACGAGAAAAAAGACGAGCTTTTAAAGATGGTAGCTCCGCTTGAGAAAATTGATAAGAAAAAGCTAGAAAAAGGCGACTTTGCTAAATTTGATTTTGAAGGTTTCGTAGACGGCGTTGCGTTTGACGGCGGCAAGGCTGAAGGATATGTGCTTGAGATAGGCTCAGGTCAGTTTATACCGGGCTTTGAAGATGGAATGATCGGTCTAAAAGTCGGTGAAGAAAAAGATGTAGAAGTAACATTTCCTGCCGAGTACGGTGCACCAAATTTGGCAGGCAAAGCGGCTGTGTTTAAAGTAAAACTGCATGAAATTCAAGGCAAAAATATAGCAAAAGAGATAGACGCAGAGCTGTTAAAACAACTTATGCCAAATGAAGAAAACGCTAGCGTTGAGCTTCTTGAAGAGAGAATCAAAGATCAAATCAGAGCCGACAAGCAGTATAAGCTGGTAAATGAAGAGCTTAAGCCGAAATTTGCAGAAGCCATAGTCGAAAAGTATAAATTTGATATACCAAAAAACATCGTAGAGCAAGAGATAGATATGCAATTCCGCGGTGCATGGAACGGCTTTAGCGAAGATGAGATGAAGAGCTTCAGAGACGATAAAGACGCTCTAACTAAAAAGCGTGAGACATTCCGCGAAGATGCGCAAAAGAGCGTGAAACTAACGTTTATCATAGATGAGCTTGCCAGAAGAAGAAATGTAGCCGTGAGCGATCAAGAGCTTATCCAAGCTGTTTATTTTGAGGCTTACAGATCGGGACTTGATCCGAAACAACACCTTGAAAACTACAAAAATCAAGGAGTTTTACCGGCTATAAAAATGTCGATGATAGAAGAAAAGCTATTTAACGAGATGTTTGACAAAAAAGAAGAAAAAGCTGAAAAAGAGTCTAAAAAAGCAGCCAAAGAAAAAGACGAGCCAAAGGCTGAGAAAAAGACAGCAAAAAAGGCAGATAAATGA
- the folE gene encoding GTP cyclohydrolase I FolE, with product MQENQQKISFENSVKNMLEIIGEDVNREGLIKTPERVFKAFKFLTQGYEQDPKEVLNDALFESSNNEMVLMRDIEFYSLCEHHLLPIIGRVHVAYIPDGKVVGLSKLPRMVNIFARRLQIQEQMTEQIASAIQEVIKPKGVGVVIEARHMCVEMRGVEKINSTTTTSALRGIFIKNADTRREFFALINSPKEVRF from the coding sequence ATGCAAGAAAATCAGCAAAAAATTAGCTTTGAAAATTCGGTTAAAAACATGCTTGAGATAATCGGCGAGGACGTAAATAGAGAAGGTCTTATCAAAACTCCCGAAAGAGTTTTTAAAGCGTTTAAATTTCTAACTCAAGGCTATGAACAAGATCCAAAAGAGGTGCTAAACGATGCGCTTTTTGAAAGTTCAAACAACGAAATGGTTTTGATGAGGGATATTGAATTTTATAGCCTTTGCGAGCATCATCTGCTTCCTATAATCGGGCGCGTTCATGTGGCGTATATACCAGACGGCAAGGTTGTGGGGCTTAGCAAACTTCCTCGCATGGTAAATATCTTTGCAAGAAGGCTTCAAATTCAAGAGCAGATGACCGAACAGATCGCAAGCGCGATTCAAGAAGTTATAAAACCAAAAGGCGTTGGCGTGGTGATAGAAGCAAGGCATATGTGCGTGGAGATGAGAGGAGTTGAAAAGATAAACTCAACCACCACGACTTCGGCATTAAGAGGAATTTTTATCAAAAACGCAGATACCAGAAGAGA